The nucleotide sequence CGTGGACAACTGCAGCAGGCGGATGGCCTGCTGTAACTGCGGTGTCATAGCCAGTTGCTGGCTGAGCCTGAGTTGCAAACCTTGCTTCATAACGTGAGCTAACTTCCTTTTTGAATGATCAACCTAAAACATGACGTTATCAGAGTCGGAAGCCTTCGCCCAGATAGACTCGTTTTACCTGCTCATTCGCCAGTATATCCATCGGTGAGCCGTGGGCAATAAGCTGGCCCTGACTAACGATATAAGCACGCTCACAGACATCGAGCGTTTCGCGAACGTTATGGTCGGTAATCAATACGCCGAGCCCACTATCGCGCAAATGCTCAATGATTTTTTTGATGTCGATGACCGAAATCGGGTCTACCCCCGCAAAGGGTTCGTCCAGCAGGATGAATTTGGGGTTGGCGGCCAGCGCCCGGGCGATTTCCACCCGGCGGCGTTCGCCACCGGACAGCGATTGTCCCAAACTATCGCGCAGGTGAACAATATGAAACTCTTCCATCAGTTCGTTGGCGCGATCCTGCTGCTGTTCACGGGTCAGATCTTTTCTGATTTCCAGCACCGCCATCAGGTTGTCGTAGACGCTCAGACGCCGGAAAATCGAGGCTTCCTGCGGCAGGTAACCGATGCCGCGGCGGGCGCGATCGTGCAGCGGCAGCAGGCTGATGTCCTCATCGTCGATCACGATGCGGCCTTCGTCGCGCGGGACGATACCGACAACCATGTAAAAGGTGGTGGTCTTCCCGGCCCCGTTGGGCCCGAGCAGCCCGACGATTTCGCCCGAATTCACATTCAGGCTGACGTTTTCCACCACTTTGCGGCCTTTATACGCCTTGGCCAGATTTTCGGCGATTAGTGTTGCCATGGGTTAGCGCGTTACTCACTGTTGTTTGGTGGGCTTGCCGGTGTTGCCGCCGGGCTTGGCACCGTTCTGGGCGCCTTTGTCCTGCAACTGCGTCGGGACCAGCACGGTGGTGACGCGTTTGCCTTTGTCGCTGAATGCTTCCATCTGCTGCTGTTGCACCAGATAAGTGATGCGGTCACCCTTGACGTTACTGTCCAGCTGTTCCAGATAGGCGTCGCCGGTCAGAATGACCAGCTGTTTGTCCATTTCGTAACGCATTTTCTGAGAATGGCCTTTAACCGGCTTGCCGTTGTCCTGCATCTGATAGAAGGTAGCCGGGTTGCCGTAGCCCTCGATCACTTCATGGCCCTGTTGGCCGTTAGGACGGGTGACCACAACTTTGTCGGCCTGCGCTTTTATCGATCCCTGCGTGACGATAACGTTGCCGATGAACGTCACCACATTGCCCTGCATGTCCAGCGCCTGCTGATCGGAGGTGATGTGGATGGGTTGATCGGTGTCGCCGGTCAGCGCCAGTGCTGGAATACTGACGGCAAAAAGCGAGCTGGCGATCAGAATGCTGTGTAAGACATTAATTTTTTGGTTGGATTTCATAATAGGATTTTACCTTATCGATCAACTCAGCGGTTTTGCTGCGCAGATTCCCGCGCATTTTCAGTCCGTTAGAGGTAAAGTTGACACCATACAAAGTGACTTCGTCATCCGACGTCACGTCCTGCGTAACCAGATTTATCTGCGCATTATCCGTTTTAATTCGTTCCAACTGCGAGTCGTTGGTCAGGCTGTTGACCTCGACATGACCGTACAGATACAACAGGCGATCTTTCGTCAGTTTGGCGCGATCAGCCCGTACCGACCAGGTGGCGATGGCTTGTTCATTGAACATGGTCGCCACCGGTTGGGTAAACCAGCTTACCTGGTCGGTGTTGTAGTGCTCCGCTTTTTCGGCCGCCAGTTTGTAACTCAGCTTGCCGGTCGGGTCATACACCACAGTAATATTTTGCTGCATGGTATAGGCCGGATCGTTATTTTGCACTTCCGTCGGCCCGTTTCCCGTATGCGGGTTTGTCAGATTTAACCCGATCAGCACCAGCGCAATCAATGCCAGCAACAGCGTTAGCCAGCGTTTTGTTTTACTCATATCGACAGCCCTTTGGCGAAATCCAGTTTACCCTGCGCCAGCAGAATAAGATCGCAAATCTCTCTGACCGCGCCGCGGCCGCCGGCGATGCGCGTCACATAGTGCGCTCTGGGCAGCAGCAACGGATGGGCATCGGCCACCGCGACGCTCAACCCTGTCTCGGCCATCACCGGCCAGTCGATCAGATCATCGCCGATGTAGGCAACCTGGCCGGCGGTGAGCGACAGTGTATCCAACAGTTCGCGGAAGGCCAAAAGCTTATCCGATTGTCCCTGATATAGATGGCGGATACCCAGCGTCTGGCAGCGGTCGACCAGCAACTGCGACGAACGGCCGGTGATAATCGCCACATCGACGTCGGACGTTAGCAGGCAGCGAATACCGTAGCCGTCGCGTACGTTGAAGGCTTTCAGTTCTTCGCCCTGATTTCCCATGTAGATCAGGCCGTCGGAGAGTACGCCGTCGACATCGCAGATTAACAGACGGATGTCGCGGGCGCGTTGCATCACCTGGGTATCGACAGGCCCGTAACAGGTATCGGTTTGCGGCCGGATTTCACTCATTCACACATATCCTTGGT is from Dickeya dianthicola NCPPB 453 and encodes:
- the kdsC gene encoding 3-deoxy-manno-octulosonate-8-phosphatase KdsC, translating into MSEIRPQTDTCYGPVDTQVMQRARDIRLLICDVDGVLSDGLIYMGNQGEELKAFNVRDGYGIRCLLTSDVDVAIITGRSSQLLVDRCQTLGIRHLYQGQSDKLLAFRELLDTLSLTAGQVAYIGDDLIDWPVMAETGLSVAVADAHPLLLPRAHYVTRIAGGRGAVREICDLILLAQGKLDFAKGLSI
- the lptB gene encoding LPS export ABC transporter ATP-binding protein, giving the protein MATLIAENLAKAYKGRKVVENVSLNVNSGEIVGLLGPNGAGKTTTFYMVVGIVPRDEGRIVIDDEDISLLPLHDRARRGIGYLPQEASIFRRLSVYDNLMAVLEIRKDLTREQQQDRANELMEEFHIVHLRDSLGQSLSGGERRRVEIARALAANPKFILLDEPFAGVDPISVIDIKKIIEHLRDSGLGVLITDHNVRETLDVCERAYIVSQGQLIAHGSPMDILANEQVKRVYLGEGFRL
- the lptA gene encoding lipopolysaccharide ABC transporter substrate-binding protein LptA, which translates into the protein MKSNQKINVLHSILIASSLFAVSIPALALTGDTDQPIHITSDQQALDMQGNVVTFIGNVIVTQGSIKAQADKVVVTRPNGQQGHEVIEGYGNPATFYQMQDNGKPVKGHSQKMRYEMDKQLVILTGDAYLEQLDSNVKGDRITYLVQQQQMEAFSDKGKRVTTVLVPTQLQDKGAQNGAKPGGNTGKPTKQQ
- the lptC gene encoding LPS export ABC transporter periplasmic protein LptC — its product is MSKTKRWLTLLLALIALVLIGLNLTNPHTGNGPTEVQNNDPAYTMQQNITVVYDPTGKLSYKLAAEKAEHYNTDQVSWFTQPVATMFNEQAIATWSVRADRAKLTKDRLLYLYGHVEVNSLTNDSQLERIKTDNAQINLVTQDVTSDDEVTLYGVNFTSNGLKMRGNLRSKTAELIDKVKSYYEIQPKN